Proteins encoded within one genomic window of Streptomyces sp. NBC_00523:
- a CDS encoding 6-phospho-beta-glucosidase, whose protein sequence is MKLTILGGGGFRVPLVYGALLADHAEGRVTAVTLYDTDSDRLTAVARVLAEQAGSIPDAPAVHATTDLDEALRGADFVFSAIRVGGLAGRAADERVALDEGVLGQETVGAGGIAYGLRTVPVAVDLARRIARLAPDAWVINFTNPAGLVTEAMSRHLGDRVIGICDSPVGLGRRIARVLGAAPDLARVDYVGLNHLGWVRGLYVGGRDELPRLLADPGLLGSFEEGRLFGADWLRSLGAVPNEYLHYYYFNREAVRAYQEAAQTRGAFLREQQEGFYGRMKDPATPALATWDRTRAEREATYMSENRDVAGAGEREESDLESGGYEQVALALMRAIARDERTTLILNVRNRSTLSVLDADAVIEVPCLVDANGARPVSVDPLPYHAVGLVTSVKAVERAVLDAAASGSRADAVRAFALHPLVDSVSVAHRLVDGYVKAHPGLAYLGAAGS, encoded by the coding sequence GTGAAGCTGACAATTCTGGGCGGCGGCGGATTCCGGGTTCCACTCGTGTACGGGGCGCTGCTCGCCGACCACGCCGAGGGCCGGGTCACGGCCGTCACCCTCTACGACACGGACTCCGACCGGCTCACCGCCGTGGCCCGGGTCCTCGCCGAGCAGGCCGGGTCCATCCCGGACGCCCCCGCTGTCCACGCCACGACCGACCTGGACGAGGCGCTGCGCGGCGCCGACTTCGTCTTCTCGGCGATCCGGGTCGGCGGCCTCGCGGGCCGGGCCGCCGACGAACGCGTCGCGCTGGACGAGGGCGTCCTCGGCCAGGAGACGGTCGGCGCCGGGGGCATCGCGTACGGGCTGCGCACCGTCCCCGTCGCCGTCGACCTGGCCCGGCGCATCGCCCGGCTGGCCCCGGACGCCTGGGTCATCAACTTCACCAACCCGGCCGGGCTCGTCACCGAGGCGATGTCCCGGCACCTCGGCGACCGCGTCATCGGCATCTGCGACTCGCCGGTCGGCCTCGGCCGCCGCATCGCCCGCGTCCTCGGCGCCGCCCCGGACCTGGCCCGCGTCGACTACGTGGGGCTGAACCACCTCGGCTGGGTGCGCGGGCTGTACGTCGGCGGACGCGACGAACTCCCGCGCCTGCTGGCCGACCCCGGGCTGCTGGGCTCCTTCGAGGAGGGGCGGCTGTTCGGCGCCGACTGGCTGCGCTCGCTGGGCGCGGTCCCCAACGAATACCTGCACTACTACTACTTCAACCGCGAGGCGGTCCGTGCCTACCAGGAGGCGGCGCAGACCCGGGGCGCCTTCCTCCGCGAGCAGCAGGAGGGCTTCTACGGCCGGATGAAGGACCCGGCGACCCCCGCCCTGGCCACCTGGGACCGCACCCGGGCGGAGCGCGAGGCCACCTACATGTCGGAGAACCGGGACGTCGCCGGGGCCGGCGAGCGCGAGGAGAGCGACCTCGAATCCGGCGGCTACGAACAGGTCGCCCTCGCCCTCATGCGGGCCATCGCCCGCGACGAGCGGACCACCCTGATCCTCAACGTCCGCAACCGGTCCACCCTTTCGGTGCTGGACGCGGACGCCGTGATCGAGGTCCCCTGCCTGGTCGACGCCAACGGCGCCCGCCCCGTCTCCGTCGACCCCCTGCCGTACCACGCGGTGGGCCTGGTCACCTCGGTGAAGGCCGTCGAGCGCGCGGTGCTGGACGCGGCGGCGAGCGGATCCCGCGCGGACGCGGTGCGGGCCTTCGCCCTGCACCCCCTGGTCGACTCGGTCTCCGTCGCCCACCGCCTGGTGGACGGCTATGTGAAGGCCCACCCGGGACTGGCGTACCTGGGGGCCGCGGGGTCATGA
- a CDS encoding ATP-binding protein — translation MAPGSALIPRLVETGPGTEALRYCFALPAHPESVATARRLTKARLGEWRTGGDTLDAAVLIVSELVTNAVVHTTSARVLCELRCLDGRLRVSVQDQGHQPDGPRLGRCADDEHGRGLLLVDSLARSWGSRDAGDGSGRIVWAELPHGSEHSC, via the coding sequence GTGGCACCTGGCAGTGCGCTCATCCCCCGGCTCGTGGAGACCGGCCCGGGGACCGAAGCGCTCCGGTACTGCTTCGCGCTGCCCGCGCATCCCGAATCGGTCGCCACCGCCCGGCGCCTGACGAAGGCCCGGCTCGGCGAGTGGCGCACCGGCGGCGACACCCTCGACGCCGCGGTCCTGATCGTGTCCGAACTGGTCACCAACGCGGTGGTGCACACCACCAGCGCACGGGTGCTGTGCGAACTGCGGTGCCTGGACGGCCGGCTGCGCGTCTCCGTGCAGGACCAGGGGCACCAGCCGGACGGACCGCGCCTCGGCAGATGCGCGGACGACGAGCACGGACGCGGCCTGCTGCTCGTCGACTCACTGGCCCGCTCCTGGGGCTCGCGCGACGCCGGGGACGGCTCGGGCCGCATCGTCTGGGCAGAACTGCCGCACGGCTCGGAGCACTCATGTTGA
- a CDS encoding helix-turn-helix domain-containing protein, giving the protein MSEPRSAPTVGQVVLGKRLQELRESAGLSRDQAAKVLRVTAATVRRMETAEVALKIPYVQALLKAYGISDAENDAFVELAEEANRPGWWQRFHDVLPDWFSMYVSLEGAASLLRMYEPHFVPGLLQTEDYARTVMRTGAVGQTRPEDIERHVALRMERQSLLTRPDAPRLWVVMDETVLRRPVGSVEIMRAQVDKLLEATTMPNVTLQIAEFSTGHHPGTYGPFVLFRFAVPELPDMVYSEYLTGAVYFDARPEVASYLEVMDRMAAQAATAQRTKELLRDFRKEL; this is encoded by the coding sequence GTGAGCGAACCGCGGTCCGCCCCGACCGTGGGCCAGGTCGTTCTCGGCAAGCGTCTGCAGGAACTGCGGGAGAGTGCCGGCCTGAGCCGGGACCAGGCCGCCAAGGTGCTGCGCGTGACCGCGGCGACGGTCCGCAGGATGGAGACGGCCGAGGTCGCGCTCAAGATCCCCTATGTCCAGGCGCTGCTGAAGGCATACGGGATCTCCGACGCGGAGAACGACGCGTTCGTCGAGCTCGCCGAGGAGGCCAACAGGCCGGGCTGGTGGCAGCGGTTCCACGACGTGCTGCCGGACTGGTTCAGCATGTACGTCAGCCTGGAGGGGGCCGCGAGCCTCCTGCGCATGTACGAGCCGCACTTCGTCCCCGGACTGCTCCAGACCGAGGACTACGCGCGGACGGTGATGCGCACCGGAGCCGTCGGCCAGACCCGGCCGGAGGACATCGAGCGCCATGTGGCGCTGCGGATGGAACGGCAGTCCCTGCTGACCCGACCGGACGCCCCACGCCTGTGGGTGGTGATGGACGAGACCGTTCTGCGCCGTCCGGTGGGCAGCGTCGAGATCATGCGCGCCCAGGTGGACAAGCTCCTGGAAGCGACGACGATGCCCAACGTCACCCTGCAGATCGCGGAGTTCTCCACCGGTCACCACCCGGGGACGTACGGACCGTTCGTGCTCTTCCGGTTCGCCGTCCCCGAACTGCCCGACATGGTCTACAGCGAATACCTGACCGGGGCCGTCTACTTCGACGCGCGACCGGAGGTGGCCTCCTACCTCGAGGTCATGGACCGCATGGCGGCCCAGGCCGCGACTGCACAACGCACGAAGGAACTCCTCCGGGACTTCCGCAAGGAGCTGTGA
- a CDS encoding YchJ family protein — protein MSRRTSRSRRPSAASPRTAPLPEISAASPCPCGLPAAYAECCGRLHAGAPAATCEALMRSRYAAFVVRDAGYLLRTWHPDHRPDVLDFDPGQRWQGLEILETTEGSAFHTTGTVTFRAHYTVGGRADSLHEKSRFVRHEGPWVYETAVFAD, from the coding sequence ATGTCCCGACGCACCTCCCGCTCCCGGCGCCCGTCCGCCGCGAGCCCCCGCACCGCCCCCCTCCCGGAGATCAGCGCGGCTTCGCCGTGCCCCTGCGGGCTGCCCGCCGCCTACGCCGAGTGCTGCGGCCGGCTGCACGCGGGGGCCCCGGCGGCCACGTGCGAGGCGCTGATGCGGTCGCGGTACGCGGCCTTCGTCGTCCGGGACGCCGGGTACCTGCTGCGCACCTGGCACCCGGACCACCGCCCCGACGTCCTCGACTTCGACCCGGGGCAGCGCTGGCAGGGCCTGGAGATCCTGGAGACCACGGAGGGCAGCGCCTTCCACACCACCGGCACGGTCACCTTCCGCGCCCACTACACGGTGGGCGGGCGCGCCGATTCCCTGCACGAGAAGAGCCGCTTCGTCCGGCACGAAGGCCCCTGGGTGTACGAGACGGCGGTCTTCGCGGACTGA
- a CDS encoding DUF397 domain-containing protein, whose translation MTPIYNGMPAADLGSEGWYKPWSGGNGGNCVEAMKLADGRIAMRQSADPEGPALIYTHHEIAAFIQGAKAGQADFLLT comes from the coding sequence ATGACACCCATATACAACGGCATGCCCGCCGCTGACCTCGGCTCCGAAGGCTGGTACAAGCCCTGGAGCGGTGGCAACGGCGGCAACTGCGTCGAGGCCATGAAACTGGCCGACGGGAGAATCGCCATGCGCCAGTCCGCCGACCCCGAGGGCCCAGCCCTCATCTACACCCACCACGAGATCGCCGCATTCATCCAGGGCGCCAAGGCCGGCCAGGCCGACTTCCTGCTGACCTGA
- a CDS encoding DUF4132 domain-containing protein, giving the protein MEPFEGGASQSGETGTAEDTFVFPDGWRRLVHPRRGGVPRTPARVNGKLVEAVAERTAEEHAWIQEYLDAPRSDAALVAEVRRHLDGEPSPAGAAAVAAMVGMYAPPGNAWADSWVRLHGLPFAARAAVELFMIEPHWMQSGARRSDAWLERLSRARGTRSTEHRRQAADRVRCLLAAADDATYRATVDALSASRTDPHRRIVAAYLAPSEADWVAALCADPEATRERDAGLVSLILCTLGSPDQASRFARVPGFDRSMNTIATAAEGIGNMLAPLLAEDLEKGYFHGEARRQLAQALAEFPTDDAFRALLALADNKQVRPALLDAMDRCPARALRLLAADAGAGTGAPAASASGLLRTHIAGHRPLVERVLPTLDDDLAAVVEPLLNPAGRLADAPADALPTVLTAPPWTRERPRARPVSVTGLKPDDGKAVLWEAGEREAWAATSSWYTRREAVDDWEQTLDSLRYGLDAADLRPAWVYVHGPEERVAPLLDDWDPVDVWDAADTLKPVAARFGLGALSLLLRVVPRRPSSLAPLLMPYVDARVARLMADWAVRLKSAAAVARSWFERHGVRAAPLLVPDAVGRAGAARRAAEQALLLIAGLHGDAVVREAAEGYGAKAAAALTGLLAADPLERALPTVMPELPQWADPVLLPQIEVASGGALPADAVRHLLTMLALSAPGEPYPGLAEAMRAVDAASAADFAWALFEQWRAALLPAEGAWALHALGLLGDDGTVLRLTPVIRAWPGENAHHRAVEGLDVLAAIGSDAALLQLHTLAQRVRFKALKARATEKIAEVAAGLGLTGEQLSDRLVPDLGLDADGSTVVDYGSRTFTVGFDEQLRPCVRDGDGKLSKDLPKPGARDDAELAPAERKRFSALKKEVRAIGSDQVRRLEAAMVTDRSWTAREFTELFVGHPLVCHLVRRLVWLSEADGVTTAFRVADDRGFAAVGGEVFALPEEATVRLPHPLRLGEAVAAAWSEVFAEYAIVQPFPQLGRRVFALTEEEAAGHRLGRFEGIKVPTGKVLGLERYGWRRGNPEDNGVERWISKPLGDDCHLVIALDGGIAVGAVEVYPEQTLETVWLDVEPSDYWHNRPHDLRFDGLDLVTASELLADLTALTGAAVS; this is encoded by the coding sequence GTGGAGCCTTTCGAAGGCGGTGCGTCGCAGTCCGGGGAGACCGGGACGGCCGAGGACACGTTCGTCTTCCCGGACGGCTGGCGGCGCCTGGTCCATCCCCGGCGCGGGGGCGTCCCGAGGACACCGGCCCGGGTGAACGGGAAGCTGGTCGAGGCGGTCGCGGAGCGGACGGCCGAGGAGCACGCCTGGATCCAGGAGTATCTGGACGCGCCGCGCAGCGACGCCGCCCTGGTCGCCGAGGTCCGGCGCCATTTGGACGGGGAGCCCTCCCCCGCCGGAGCCGCTGCGGTCGCGGCGATGGTCGGGATGTACGCGCCACCCGGGAACGCCTGGGCGGACAGCTGGGTGCGGCTCCACGGGCTGCCGTTCGCGGCCCGCGCCGCGGTGGAGCTGTTCATGATCGAGCCGCACTGGATGCAGAGCGGCGCCCGCCGCTCCGACGCATGGCTGGAAAGGCTCTCCCGCGCCCGGGGCACCCGCTCGACCGAGCACCGCCGCCAGGCCGCCGACCGGGTCCGGTGCCTGCTCGCCGCCGCCGACGACGCGACGTACCGGGCCACCGTCGACGCGCTCTCGGCCTCCCGGACGGACCCGCACCGGAGGATCGTCGCCGCCTACCTGGCGCCGAGCGAGGCGGACTGGGTCGCCGCCCTGTGCGCGGACCCGGAAGCGACCCGTGAGCGGGACGCCGGTCTCGTCTCCCTGATCCTCTGCACGCTCGGCTCACCGGACCAGGCGTCCCGATTCGCCCGGGTCCCCGGCTTCGACCGGAGCATGAACACGATCGCCACGGCCGCCGAGGGCATCGGCAACATGCTGGCCCCGCTCCTCGCCGAGGACCTGGAGAAGGGCTACTTCCACGGGGAGGCGCGGCGGCAGCTCGCCCAGGCGCTGGCCGAGTTCCCCACGGACGACGCCTTCCGCGCCCTGCTCGCCCTCGCGGACAACAAGCAGGTCCGCCCGGCCCTCCTGGACGCGATGGACCGCTGTCCGGCCCGCGCGCTGCGGCTGCTCGCCGCGGACGCCGGCGCCGGGACGGGCGCCCCGGCGGCGTCGGCGTCCGGCCTGCTCCGCACGCACATCGCGGGGCACCGCCCCCTGGTGGAGCGGGTGCTGCCGACGCTGGACGATGACCTCGCGGCCGTCGTGGAGCCGCTCCTGAACCCGGCCGGCCGCCTCGCGGACGCACCTGCCGACGCCCTGCCGACCGTGCTCACCGCGCCACCGTGGACCCGGGAGCGCCCCAGGGCACGCCCCGTCAGCGTCACCGGTCTGAAGCCGGACGACGGGAAGGCCGTTCTGTGGGAGGCCGGGGAGCGTGAGGCGTGGGCGGCCACCAGCAGCTGGTACACCCGCCGCGAGGCGGTGGACGACTGGGAGCAGACGCTCGACTCGCTGCGCTACGGGCTCGACGCGGCGGACCTGCGCCCTGCCTGGGTCTACGTCCACGGGCCCGAGGAGCGGGTCGCGCCGCTGCTGGACGACTGGGACCCGGTCGATGTGTGGGACGCCGCCGACACGCTGAAGCCGGTGGCCGCCCGCTTCGGCCTCGGCGCGCTGTCCTTGCTGCTGCGCGTCGTGCCGCGCCGCCCCAGCTCACTCGCCCCGCTGCTGATGCCGTACGTCGACGCGCGGGTCGCCCGGCTCATGGCCGACTGGGCGGTGCGCCTCAAGTCCGCGGCCGCCGTCGCCCGTTCCTGGTTCGAGCGGCACGGCGTTCGGGCGGCGCCGCTGCTCGTGCCGGACGCGGTCGGCAGGGCCGGGGCCGCGCGGCGCGCCGCCGAGCAGGCGTTGCTGCTGATCGCCGGGCTGCACGGCGACGCGGTGGTGCGCGAGGCGGCCGAGGGGTACGGCGCGAAGGCGGCGGCCGCGCTGACCGGGCTGCTGGCCGCGGATCCGCTGGAGCGGGCACTGCCGACCGTCATGCCGGAGCTGCCGCAGTGGGCGGACCCGGTGCTGCTGCCGCAGATCGAGGTGGCGTCGGGCGGGGCCCTGCCGGCGGATGCGGTCCGCCATCTGCTGACCATGCTCGCCCTGTCCGCGCCCGGCGAGCCGTACCCGGGGCTCGCCGAGGCGATGCGGGCCGTGGACGCGGCCTCGGCGGCCGACTTCGCCTGGGCGCTCTTCGAGCAGTGGCGCGCCGCCCTCCTGCCTGCCGAGGGGGCGTGGGCACTGCACGCCCTGGGTCTGCTGGGCGACGACGGGACGGTGCTCCGGCTGACCCCGGTCATCCGCGCCTGGCCCGGCGAGAACGCCCATCACCGGGCGGTGGAGGGGCTCGACGTCCTGGCGGCGATCGGCAGCGACGCGGCGCTGCTCCAGCTGCACACCCTCGCGCAGCGCGTGAGGTTCAAGGCCCTGAAGGCGCGGGCCACGGAGAAGATCGCCGAGGTGGCGGCGGGTCTCGGTCTGACGGGCGAACAGCTCTCGGACCGGCTGGTCCCGGACCTCGGGCTCGACGCGGACGGCTCCACGGTCGTGGACTACGGCAGCCGCACGTTCACCGTGGGCTTCGACGAGCAGTTGCGGCCCTGTGTCCGGGACGGCGACGGCAAGCTCAGCAAGGACCTGCCGAAGCCGGGCGCGCGGGACGACGCGGAGCTGGCCCCGGCCGAGCGCAAGCGGTTCTCGGCCCTGAAGAAGGAGGTGCGGGCGATCGGCTCCGACCAGGTGCGCCGACTGGAGGCCGCCATGGTGACGGACCGCTCCTGGACGGCACGGGAGTTCACCGAGCTGTTCGTCGGCCACCCGCTGGTGTGCCACCTGGTGCGCCGGCTGGTGTGGCTGAGCGAGGCGGACGGGGTGACCACGGCGTTCCGGGTGGCGGACGACCGCGGTTTCGCCGCCGTCGGGGGCGAGGTGTTCGCCCTGCCCGAGGAAGCGACCGTGCGGCTCCCGCACCCGCTGCGGCTGGGCGAGGCGGTGGCCGCCGCCTGGTCGGAGGTCTTCGCGGAGTACGCGATCGTGCAGCCGTTCCCCCAGCTCGGGCGCCGGGTGTTCGCGCTGACCGAGGAGGAGGCCGCCGGTCACCGCCTGGGCCGCTTCGAGGGGATCAAGGTGCCCACGGGCAAGGTCCTCGGCCTGGAACGATACGGCTGGCGGCGCGGCAATCCCGAGGACAACGGGGTGGAGCGCTGGATCTCCAAGCCGCTGGGCGACGACTGCCACCTGGTGATCGCCCTGGACGGGGGCATCGCGGTCGGCGCGGTCGAGGTCTACCCCGAGCAGACCCTGGAGACCGTCTGGCTCGACGTCGAACCGTCCGACTACTGGCACAACCGCCCGCACGACCTGCGGTTCGACGGCTTGGACCTGGTGACCGCGTCCGAGCTGCTGGCCGACCTGACCGCGCTCACGGGGGCCGCCGTGTCATGA